DNA from Drosophila suzukii chromosome 2R, CBGP_Dsuzu_IsoJpt1.0, whole genome shotgun sequence:
CAGAGGGAAGCTGAAATAAGAGAGGAAAAGAGGAGGAGGACCTGCAGAAGGAGGTGTCAGCTTTGGAGCAGCTTTAAGGATTGCAGCTTAAGTCGGTCTGCCTAATTGAATCCCGGGCCGCCCCTTTTTGGGGGCGGGGAGGCGTGTCCTGGCATCCCAACCTCAGATAACTTAAAGCGATTTCTGTGGCATTAAGCAGATGATATCACAACAACGAAAAACAATAACGAGAGCCGGTTCTTTCGCAGGGGATTAAATTCGTTATCGCAGTCTGGCCTTGGGCCCATCAGTTAACTGATTCAACAGCTGACAAGATGGAATTCTCAGATACTTAAGTTGTACATATCAACAAGTTCATTTCTCCAATATTTTATACAGTAAGTAAAAGCGTTGTAGAATGTTGATAAAATAGTAACGAGGCTTATATTAAGCTTCCTCATATTGTGAATGAGCATTATAGAAACTTATATATGACTATTTATTTCGACCCTTCCTCTAATTCTTATATACCACTGCCGACAGCTGTGCATGTGGCGGCAGAGCGCAAGCAGAGCCAAACCATTTTCCCTTTTGGGAGATTTCAAatcagtttttaaattaagaaGAACTCAATTTCAGAGACAGCTTTTTAGGCATTCTCTGAACCAATGTTATTATTAAACTTATTGAAGGTCGTTGGCCAGATACTTGTCGGGGTCGTAGAACGAGGTCATCACGATGCGACCGCTGAACTTGCGTCCACTGATCGACTTGAGGGCCCTCTGGCAGTCCTCCACGGACTCGAACTGGACGTAGACCTTGCCACAGCCCCGCTGCGGAGAAGGGCCGATGGGTCGGGGGATCTTGAGGCTGCGCACCTCCCCGTACTTGGTGCACTCCTGCTTGATGTCGCTGCTGATGTCCTCGTACTCCTCGTCGTCCAGGAGTTCCTCCGGCAGAACCATGTTGAACAGGCACAGAATCTCCGTGGGTGAGCCAGTGGATAGTAGGGTGGATATTCCTGGTACCTGAACCACGGGAGGTTGTCCAATGATCCCGTTCTTTCCTCCGGGAATGGATCGCTGGACAACCAACCTGCGTTCCCCCAACTGCATGCCATTAAGGCCAGCTATAGCTTGTTCGGTGACCGTGGGATCCACATACTCGAAGAAGGCGAATCCTTTGCTCAGGCTGGTCTGGCTATCCTTCACCAGATTGAATCCTTTTAGTCTTCCGAATGAAAGAAGCAGCTCCTTGATCTGTGCTTCTTCCAAGCAGGTGGGCAGGCCACCCACGTAGATCTTATTCGGGGAATCGGGAACAAGGGTGGATATAGCATGTCCAGCTGAAGCGCCTGAAGTCGATGGAATATTCAAATTTGTGAGCATCTTCAAGTCGAGGGAAGTTTCGGCTTCGGGGGGACAAAATGAGGCCACCGGTTGGTAGTCATGGGGTCTTCGGATCTTCAAAGTCTGCCCGCGAAAGCTAATCCCATCGAAGGCTATGGCCTGGGTGGCCTCATCCATCGATCGAAATTCCAGGAAGGCGAAGTTCTTCTCCAGGTTCGTTTGACAGGTCAGCACCGCCCTGGCATCCAAACCCTGGGAGACATTCAGGCCCAGGGACATGATCTGGTTGTTGAAGAAGTTCATCATGTCCTCCTCCGTAACGCCAAATGGAATATTGCCCACATACAAACGACGAGCTTGTCTGGTGACCATCGCAATGGCAGCGGATTCCCCCGTGGGCACGGCATCCGGAACAATCCTGGAGGCAATCTGCCCACTGGCCTGCATGGCCTTGTACTGGAGCGGGGTCAGGTGGTCATATCCGGCGGCCGGAATGTCCCAGGATGAGGCAGCATGGCCCGGACGTCGTTCCAGCCGCGGTCTGTCTGAGAAGATCGTGTCGGAGCGAGTGGGTCGAGGACGCGACTTGGAACGCGAACGGGAACGGGAGCGCCAGGCCTGGTAACCCCTTGAACTATTCCGGCGACGACCCATACTTGCGAAATTATCCAAAGATAAACAATACCTTGCAAGTGAACACAAACGATCAAAATATTCTGATAAATTTTTGAC
Protein-coding regions in this window:
- the LS2 gene encoding splicing factor U2AF 50 kDa subunit, translating into MGRRRNSSRGYQAWRSRSRSRSKSRPRPTRSDTIFSDRPRLERRPGHAASSWDIPAAGYDHLTPLQYKAMQASGQIASRIVPDAVPTGESAAIAMVTRQARRLYVGNIPFGVTEEDMMNFFNNQIMSLGLNVSQGLDARAVLTCQTNLEKNFAFLEFRSMDEATQAIAFDGISFRGQTLKIRRPHDYQPVASFCPPEAETSLDLKMLTNLNIPSTSGASAGHAISTLVPDSPNKIYVGGLPTCLEEAQIKELLLSFGRLKGFNLVKDSQTSLSKGFAFFEYVDPTVTEQAIAGLNGMQLGERRLVVQRSIPGGKNGIIGQPPVVQVPGISTLLSTGSPTEILCLFNMVLPEELLDDEEYEDISSDIKQECTKYGEVRSLKIPRPIGPSPQRGCGKVYVQFESVEDCQRALKSISGRKFSGRIVMTSFYDPDKYLANDLQ